In Thalassotalea sp. Sam97, a single window of DNA contains:
- the trmJ gene encoding tRNA (cytosine(32)/uridine(32)-2'-O)-methyltransferase TrmJ produces MLDNVRIVLVNTSDCRNIGSAARAMKTMGLKNLVLVDPIEMPNGQAQALAAGATDVLANAKVVSTMKEAIEDCGLVVGTSARSRTLPWPMLEPRECGAKFVEEGSKYPVALVFGRESSGLTNDELQLCHYHVCIPANPEYSSLNLAMAVQTLSYEVRMNFLEAQQAGFDKKDVIDEEEQYPLVEETERFYDHFESAMQKTGFIQPKHPGMIMTKVRRLFNRARPDGKELKMLRGILASIDKVADKD; encoded by the coding sequence ATGTTAGATAACGTTCGTATTGTATTAGTGAATACCTCTGATTGTCGCAATATTGGTAGTGCTGCACGCGCCATGAAAACCATGGGCTTAAAAAATTTAGTTTTAGTCGACCCTATTGAGATGCCTAACGGCCAAGCGCAAGCCTTAGCTGCAGGCGCAACGGATGTACTTGCTAACGCGAAAGTTGTATCAACCATGAAAGAAGCTATTGAAGACTGTGGTCTTGTGGTTGGTACTAGTGCTCGTTCTCGTACACTGCCTTGGCCTATGTTAGAGCCACGTGAGTGCGGTGCTAAATTTGTTGAAGAAGGTAGCAAATACCCTGTGGCATTGGTGTTTGGTCGTGAAAGTAGCGGCTTAACGAACGATGAACTGCAACTGTGCCATTATCATGTTTGTATTCCTGCTAACCCTGAATACAGCTCACTAAATTTAGCTATGGCGGTACAAACGCTTAGCTATGAAGTGCGCATGAACTTTCTTGAAGCGCAACAAGCAGGCTTTGATAAAAAAGATGTTATTGATGAAGAAGAGCAGTATCCATTAGTTGAAGAGACTGAGCGCTTTTACGATCACTTTGAATCAGCAATGCAAAAAACCGGTTTTATTCAGCCTAAACACCCAGGCATGATCATGACCAAAGTGCGTCGCTTATTTAACCGTGCACGCCCAGATGGCAAAGAGCTGAAGATGCTACGGGGTATTCTTGCATCAATTGATAAGGTTGCTGACAAAGACTAA
- the glyA gene encoding serine hydroxymethyltransferase — translation MLTRDMNIADFDPELYDAMTKEVERQEHHIELIASENYTSPRVLEAQGSQLTNKYAEGYPGKRYYGGCEFVDIAEELAIKRACELFGADYANVQPHAGSQANSAVFMALCTPGAKVLGMSLAHGGHLTHGSGVNFSGKMYEPIQYGLHPETGDIDYEEVERLALEHKPEMIVAGFSAFSGIVDWARFREIADKVGAYLMVDMAHVAGLIAAGLYPNPLPHAHVVTTTTHKTLAGPRGGLILSACGDEAIYKKLNSAVFPGGQGGPLMHIIAAKAVAFKEALAPEFKEYQQNVLSNAKTMVRVLQERGYKVVSNGTENHLLLLDLIDKDITGKDADAALGRAFITVNKNSVPNDPRSPFVTSGLRLGTPAITRRGFGEAETAELTAWICDILDDINNEATIDAVREKVIELCSRFPVYA, via the coding sequence ATGCTAACTCGTGATATGAATATTGCTGACTTCGACCCAGAGTTGTACGACGCAATGACCAAAGAAGTAGAGCGTCAAGAGCATCATATCGAACTTATCGCGTCAGAAAACTACACAAGTCCACGCGTATTAGAAGCTCAAGGCTCACAATTAACTAACAAATACGCTGAAGGTTACCCTGGTAAGCGTTACTACGGCGGTTGTGAGTTCGTTGACATCGCTGAAGAGTTAGCTATCAAACGTGCTTGTGAGCTATTCGGCGCAGATTACGCTAACGTACAGCCGCACGCAGGTTCACAAGCAAACTCTGCGGTATTTATGGCGCTTTGTACGCCAGGCGCTAAAGTTTTAGGTATGAGCCTAGCACACGGTGGTCACTTAACTCACGGTAGTGGCGTTAACTTCTCTGGTAAAATGTACGAGCCAATTCAGTACGGTCTACACCCAGAAACTGGCGATATCGACTACGAAGAAGTTGAGCGTTTAGCACTAGAGCACAAGCCTGAGATGATCGTTGCTGGTTTCTCTGCATTCTCTGGTATCGTTGATTGGGCGCGTTTCCGTGAAATCGCTGACAAAGTGGGCGCTTACCTTATGGTTGATATGGCCCACGTTGCAGGCCTTATCGCAGCGGGTTTATACCCGAACCCACTACCACATGCGCACGTTGTGACTACGACTACTCATAAAACATTAGCGGGTCCTCGTGGCGGTCTTATCTTATCGGCATGTGGCGACGAAGCCATTTACAAAAAGCTTAACTCAGCGGTATTCCCTGGTGGCCAAGGTGGCCCATTAATGCACATCATCGCAGCGAAAGCGGTAGCATTTAAAGAAGCATTAGCGCCAGAGTTTAAAGAGTATCAACAAAACGTATTAAGCAACGCTAAGACCATGGTTCGCGTATTACAAGAGCGTGGCTATAAAGTTGTTTCAAATGGTACAGAAAACCACTTGTTACTTCTTGATCTAATCGATAAAGATATCACGGGTAAAGACGCTGATGCAGCGCTTGGCCGCGCGTTTATCACCGTAAACAAAAACTCGGTACCAAATGACCCTCGTTCACCGTTTGTTACCTCAGGTTTGCGTTTAGGTACTCCAGCAATTACTCGTCGTGGTTTTGGTGAAGCAGAAACGGCAGAGCTTACTGCTTGGATCTGTGATATCCTTGATGACATTAATAACGAAGCGACGATTGACGCGGTTCGTGAAAAAGTTATCGAGCTTTGTTCACGCTTCCCAGTTTATGCCTAA
- the iscR gene encoding Fe-S cluster assembly transcriptional regulator IscR: MKLTSKGRYAVTAMLDVAIHAESGPVPLADISERQGISLSYLEQLFSKLRKHGLVSSVRGPGGGYRLGRCSAQIAVADVINAVDESVDATRCQGQGNCQGGHKCLTHNLWNDLSERIADFLSGISLSELVKQGDVQQVSERQDAQYMSNHQGAQQKTIGTVISTKSIMNDW, encoded by the coding sequence ATGAAATTGACTTCAAAAGGTCGTTACGCAGTAACTGCGATGCTGGATGTTGCTATCCACGCGGAAAGTGGTCCTGTGCCCCTGGCTGATATTTCCGAGCGTCAAGGCATATCCTTGTCGTACTTAGAACAGCTGTTCTCAAAATTGCGCAAACATGGATTGGTTAGCAGCGTCAGAGGACCTGGTGGTGGCTATCGTTTAGGTCGTTGCTCAGCACAGATTGCTGTTGCTGATGTCATTAATGCAGTTGATGAAAGCGTTGATGCGACCCGTTGTCAGGGACAAGGTAATTGTCAAGGCGGCCATAAATGCCTTACCCACAATTTGTGGAACGATTTAAGTGAGCGTATCGCTGATTTTTTAAGTGGTATCAGTTTAAGTGAACTGGTTAAACAAGGCGATGTGCAACAGGTATCAGAGCGCCAAGATGCGCAGTACATGAGCAACCATCAAGGGGCTCAACAAAAGACTATTGGTACCGTTATTTCAACGAAAAGTATTATGAACGATTGGTAA
- the cysE gene encoding serine O-acetyltransferase, with amino-acid sequence MFARIKEDISSVFDRDPAARNTFEVLTNYPGLHAIWGHCISHWLWQKNLKWLARTVSTILRWLTGVEIHPGATIGRRFFIDHGMGIVIGETAEIGDDCTVYHGVTLGGTSWNAGKRHPTLGNNVVIGAGAKVLGPLNVGNNARIGSNAVVVKDVPESATVVGIPGRVVSNSNDPELQKRNELASKYGFDAYAVSTDNPDPVAKAIGRVLDHVHLMDAKLKEMSCELNKLGGNVCEEELPELHVSEFAEAEQDAAKRRQLEREKFDPKI; translated from the coding sequence ATGTTTGCCAGAATTAAAGAAGATATAAGCAGTGTATTTGATCGCGACCCTGCAGCGCGCAATACCTTTGAGGTGCTCACCAATTATCCGGGTTTGCATGCGATTTGGGGACACTGTATATCGCATTGGTTATGGCAAAAAAATTTAAAATGGTTGGCGCGTACGGTATCGACTATTTTACGTTGGCTTACCGGGGTTGAAATTCATCCTGGGGCGACAATTGGACGACGTTTTTTTATCGACCATGGCATGGGTATAGTGATTGGTGAAACCGCCGAAATCGGTGATGACTGTACCGTTTATCACGGTGTTACGTTAGGTGGTACCAGTTGGAACGCCGGTAAACGTCATCCAACACTAGGTAACAACGTTGTTATTGGTGCCGGTGCCAAAGTGCTTGGCCCACTAAACGTTGGCAACAACGCCAGAATTGGTTCTAACGCTGTGGTTGTTAAAGATGTGCCTGAGAGCGCCACCGTGGTTGGTATTCCCGGACGCGTCGTTAGCAATAGTAACGATCCCGAATTACAAAAGCGTAATGAACTGGCCAGTAAATATGGTTTTGATGCATACGCCGTATCAACAGATAATCCCGATCCTGTTGCCAAAGCCATCGGTCGAGTGCTCGATCACGTCCATTTAATGGATGCCAAACTTAAAGAAATGAGCTGTGAGCTCAATAAACTCGGTGGTAACGTCTGTGAAGAAGAGTTACCCGAACTTCACGTTAGCGAATTTGCTGAAGCCGAACAAGATGCTGCTAAGCGTCGGCAGTTAGAGCGAGAAAAATTCGATCCTAAAATTTAA
- a CDS encoding IscS subfamily cysteine desulfurase, with product MKLPIYLDYSATTPVDKRVAEKMMQYMTNDGFFGNPASRSHKFGWQAEEAVDIARNDIADLINADPREIVFTSGATESNNLAIKGAAHFYHKKGKHIITSKTEHKAVLDTCRELERQGYEVTYLDPEANGLIDLAKLEAAMRDDTVLVSIMHVNNEIGVIQDIEKIGELCRSRKIIFHVDAAQSAGKIPVDMQALKVDLLSISAHKMYGPKGIGALYVRRKPRIRLEAQMHGGGHERGMRSGTLATHQIVGFGEACRIAKEEMQQDLEHVIAMRDRLWNGIKDMEQVFVNGDFDQRYPGNLNVSFNFVEGESLIMSLKDLAVSSGSACTSASLEPSYVLRALGLNDELAHSSIRFSFGRFTKEEEVDYAIELIQKAINHLREMSPLWEMFQDGVDLEKVEWVAH from the coding sequence ATGAAGCTACCTATTTATCTTGACTACTCAGCAACAACACCTGTTGATAAACGTGTTGCTGAAAAGATGATGCAATACATGACCAATGACGGCTTTTTTGGTAACCCAGCATCGCGCTCGCACAAATTTGGTTGGCAAGCAGAAGAAGCGGTAGATATCGCTCGTAATGATATTGCTGACTTAATCAATGCGGATCCTCGTGAGATTGTTTTTACATCGGGTGCGACCGAATCAAACAACTTAGCGATTAAAGGTGCAGCACATTTTTACCATAAAAAAGGTAAGCATATCATCACGTCTAAAACTGAACACAAAGCCGTTTTAGATACTTGTCGCGAACTTGAACGTCAAGGTTATGAGGTTACTTACCTAGACCCTGAAGCAAACGGCTTAATTGATTTAGCTAAGTTAGAAGCGGCGATGCGCGACGATACTGTTTTGGTATCTATCATGCACGTAAACAATGAAATTGGCGTGATCCAAGACATCGAGAAAATCGGTGAATTATGTCGCTCTCGTAAAATCATTTTCCACGTTGATGCAGCGCAATCAGCAGGTAAAATCCCTGTCGACATGCAAGCGTTAAAAGTAGATTTGTTATCTATTTCTGCACACAAAATGTACGGCCCTAAAGGTATTGGTGCTCTTTATGTGCGCCGTAAGCCACGTATTCGCTTAGAAGCACAAATGCACGGTGGTGGTCACGAGCGTGGTATGCGCAGTGGTACCTTAGCTACTCACCAAATCGTTGGTTTTGGTGAAGCATGTCGTATTGCGAAAGAAGAGATGCAACAAGATCTTGAGCACGTTATCGCCATGCGTGACCGTTTATGGAACGGCATCAAAGATATGGAGCAGGTATTTGTAAACGGTGATTTTGATCAGCGTTACCCTGGTAACCTAAATGTAAGTTTCAACTTTGTTGAAGGTGAGTCGTTAATTATGTCACTGAAAGACTTAGCAGTGTCATCAGGTTCGGCATGTACTTCAGCAAGTTTAGAGCCATCATACGTACTTCGAGCATTAGGCTTGAATGATGAATTGGCACACAGCTCAATCCGCTTTAGTTTTGGTCGTTTCACCAAAGAAGAAGAAGTGGACTACGCAATTGAGTTAATCCAAAAAGCAATTAATCACTTACGTGAAATGTCGCCACTTTGGGAAATGTTCCAAGACGGCGTTGATTTAGAGAAAGTAGAGTGGGTTGCACACTAA
- the hscA gene encoding Fe-S protein assembly chaperone HscA, with the protein MALLQIAEPGQSSVPHQHKLAAGIDLGTTNSLVATVMSGLPKTLVDASGQDILPSIVSYQAEQTLVGLAAKQHAISDPENTIVSAKRLIGRSLSDIQSKYPSLPYEFCGEPSHPSINTRVGAKNPVQVSAEILKALSQRAQMSLGGELQGVVITVPAYFDDAQRQSTKDAATLAGVNVLRLLNEPTAAAVAYGLDSGQEGVIAVYDLGGGTFDISILRLNKGVFEVMATGGDSALGGDDFDHALADHIIAQAGLTRPLSNSLERQVLMQATAVKEALSASESTDCQLTLESGDKLNFAVTRDTFNTLIKPLVSQTLRACRRSLKDAGVTADEVIEVVMVGGSTRVPLVREEVANFFKKQPLTSIDPDKVVAIGAAIQADVLVGNKPDSEMLLLDVTPLSLGLETMGGLVEKVIPRNTTIPVARAQEFTTFKDGQTAMAIHVLQGERELVDDCRSLARFELRGIPAMTAGAAHIRVTFKVDADGLLSVSAMEKSTGVEASIEVKPSFGLEEDDIINMLKESMSNAKQDMDARMLKEQQVEAARVHESVSAALAEDGERLLSEQERQDIASALAQLLKISQGDDVDAIEAAIASVDTITATFAERRMDASIRTALAGHSVDEV; encoded by the coding sequence ATGGCATTACTACAGATTGCTGAGCCGGGGCAAAGCAGCGTACCGCATCAGCATAAATTAGCCGCGGGTATTGACCTTGGCACCACCAATTCGTTGGTGGCAACGGTGATGAGCGGTCTTCCTAAAACCTTGGTTGACGCAAGTGGCCAAGACATTCTTCCTTCGATTGTAAGCTATCAAGCAGAGCAAACGCTTGTCGGTCTTGCTGCTAAACAGCACGCAATCAGCGATCCAGAAAACACCATAGTATCGGCCAAGCGCTTAATTGGTCGTTCATTGAGTGATATTCAAAGCAAATACCCTTCGTTGCCATATGAATTTTGTGGTGAGCCATCGCACCCATCAATTAACACCCGGGTTGGCGCGAAAAATCCAGTACAAGTATCTGCGGAAATCCTCAAGGCATTAAGCCAGCGTGCACAAATGTCATTAGGTGGTGAGTTGCAAGGTGTGGTTATTACCGTGCCTGCTTACTTTGACGATGCACAGCGTCAAAGTACCAAAGATGCGGCAACCTTAGCGGGTGTTAATGTACTGCGCTTACTAAACGAGCCAACCGCAGCTGCCGTAGCTTACGGTTTAGATAGCGGTCAAGAAGGTGTTATCGCCGTATATGACTTAGGTGGTGGTACCTTTGATATCTCTATTCTACGCCTAAATAAAGGCGTGTTTGAGGTGATGGCAACTGGCGGAGATTCTGCTCTAGGTGGTGATGATTTTGACCATGCCTTAGCGGACCATATTATTGCTCAAGCAGGGTTAACACGCCCATTGTCTAACTCGTTAGAGCGTCAAGTTCTAATGCAAGCAACAGCGGTTAAAGAAGCACTATCTGCAAGCGAAAGTACAGATTGCCAGCTAACTCTAGAGTCGGGTGATAAACTAAACTTTGCGGTTACTCGCGATACCTTTAACACGTTAATCAAGCCATTAGTGAGCCAAACTCTGCGCGCTTGCCGTCGCTCATTAAAAGACGCAGGCGTGACTGCCGATGAAGTGATTGAAGTTGTTATGGTTGGTGGTTCAACGCGCGTACCTTTAGTTCGTGAAGAGGTTGCTAACTTTTTCAAAAAGCAGCCATTAACATCAATCGACCCTGATAAAGTCGTTGCTATTGGTGCCGCCATTCAAGCCGATGTTTTAGTTGGCAACAAGCCTGACAGTGAAATGCTACTGCTTGACGTAACACCTCTGTCACTAGGCTTAGAAACCATGGGCGGTCTTGTTGAGAAGGTTATTCCGCGTAACACGACTATTCCTGTTGCTCGCGCACAAGAGTTTACTACCTTTAAAGATGGTCAAACCGCTATGGCGATTCACGTACTGCAAGGTGAACGAGAATTGGTTGACGATTGTCGTTCATTAGCGCGTTTTGAATTGCGTGGCATTCCTGCAATGACTGCCGGTGCTGCCCATATTCGCGTCACGTTTAAAGTCGATGCCGATGGCCTTTTAAGCGTTAGCGCAATGGAAAAATCAACAGGCGTTGAAGCGTCAATCGAAGTTAAGCCGTCGTTTGGTCTTGAAGAAGACGATATCATCAATATGCTGAAAGAGTCGATGAGCAATGCCAAACAAGACATGGATGCACGCATGTTAAAAGAGCAGCAAGTTGAAGCGGCTCGCGTACATGAAAGCGTTAGCGCGGCACTTGCTGAAGATGGCGAACGCTTGTTATCAGAGCAAGAGCGTCAAGACATAGCCAGCGCACTTGCCCAATTATTAAAAATCAGTCAAGGTGACGATGTAGATGCAATTGAAGCTGCTATTGCCTCGGTTGATACGATTACAGCGACTTTTGCTGAGCGCCGTATGGATGCGTCAATCCGTACCGCTTTAGCGGGTCATTCGGTAGATGAGGTTTAA
- the iscU gene encoding Fe-S cluster assembly scaffold IscU has protein sequence MAYSEKVIDHYENPRNVGSFDKNDPSVATGMVGAPACGDVMKLQLKIDEQGIIEDAKFKTYGCGSAIASSSLVTEWVKGKSIEEAAEIKNTAIAEELALPPVKIHCSILAEDAIKAAIDDYKAKQEA, from the coding sequence ATGGCTTATAGTGAAAAAGTAATCGATCATTACGAAAACCCGCGCAACGTAGGTTCATTTGATAAAAACGACCCTTCAGTAGCAACGGGTATGGTTGGCGCACCAGCATGTGGTGATGTAATGAAACTACAATTAAAAATCGACGAGCAAGGCATTATCGAAGACGCTAAGTTCAAAACATACGGTTGTGGTAGTGCAATTGCATCAAGCTCGCTAGTAACTGAGTGGGTTAAAGGTAAGTCGATTGAAGAAGCTGCGGAAATCAAAAACACCGCCATCGCTGAAGAATTAGCATTACCGCCAGTAAAAATTCACTGTTCAATCCTAGCGGAAGATGCAATTAAAGCTGCGATTGACGACTACAAAGCAAAACAAGAAGCTTAA
- the hscB gene encoding co-chaperone HscB yields MNYFQLFGLKAEFDIDSAELSATYQALQKTVHPDRFAHSSAKEQMLAVQKSAEINDAFQTLKNPISRGEYLLTLRGTELPSEQQSFADVEFLMQQMELREMLADIEHANDVDAALFAAQECLDVQSQHLWQQLKAQISKDTEQDNTQAAETLRKFKFYYKLNVELERIEDNLFD; encoded by the coding sequence TTGAATTATTTTCAACTGTTTGGTTTAAAAGCCGAATTTGATATTGATAGTGCCGAGTTATCTGCCACTTATCAAGCGTTACAAAAAACGGTCCACCCGGACCGTTTTGCGCATTCTTCTGCTAAAGAGCAAATGCTAGCAGTGCAAAAATCTGCTGAAATTAATGACGCGTTTCAAACACTTAAAAATCCAATATCACGTGGCGAATATCTGTTGACCTTGCGTGGCACTGAGTTGCCTTCAGAGCAACAAAGCTTTGCTGATGTCGAATTTTTAATGCAGCAAATGGAACTGCGTGAGATGTTAGCGGACATTGAACATGCTAACGATGTTGATGCCGCATTATTTGCAGCACAAGAGTGTTTAGATGTGCAATCTCAGCATTTATGGCAACAGTTAAAAGCGCAGATAAGCAAAGATACAGAACAAGATAATACACAGGCTGCAGAAACGTTACGTAAGTTTAAGTTTTATTATAAATTGAATGTAGAACTTGAACGCATTGAAGATAACCTGTTCGATTAA
- the fdx gene encoding ISC system 2Fe-2S type ferredoxin, whose product MPQVIFLPNDELCPEGLAVEAETGETLLDVALRNQIHVEHACEKVCACTTCHMIVREGFDSLEESDELEDDMLDKAWGLEPESRLGCQAVIADEDLVVEIPKYTVNMVSENH is encoded by the coding sequence ATGCCACAAGTTATTTTTCTTCCAAACGATGAACTTTGCCCTGAAGGTTTAGCGGTAGAAGCTGAAACTGGCGAAACGCTATTAGATGTTGCGCTTCGCAATCAGATCCACGTTGAGCACGCTTGTGAAAAAGTATGTGCTTGTACCACATGCCACATGATTGTTCGCGAAGGCTTTGACTCACTTGAAGAAAGCGATGAATTAGAAGACGACATGCTAGATAAAGCATGGGGTCTAGAGCCCGAGTCGCGGTTAGGTTGTCAGGCGGTAATCGCTGACGAAGACTTAGTGGTAGAGATCCCTAAGTACACCGTTAATATGGTGTCTGAAAACCACTAA
- the iscA gene encoding iron-sulfur cluster assembly protein IscA, with protein MAITMTPAASERVKTFLLNRGSGVGLRLGVKTTGCSGLAYVLEFVDELNADDAVFNVDGVQIIVDGKSLVHLDGTELDFVKEGLNEGFKFTNPNAKGECGCGESFSV; from the coding sequence ATGGCGATTACGATGACCCCAGCGGCGTCAGAGCGCGTAAAAACGTTTTTGCTTAACCGAGGTTCAGGCGTTGGCCTGCGCCTTGGTGTAAAAACCACTGGTTGCTCTGGTTTGGCGTACGTTCTTGAGTTTGTCGATGAGCTTAATGCCGACGATGCCGTGTTCAATGTTGACGGAGTACAGATCATCGTTGATGGCAAATCACTTGTTCACCTTGATGGTACTGAGCTTGATTTCGTCAAAGAAGGTCTTAATGAAGGCTTTAAGTTTACCAACCCTAACGCCAAAGGCGAATGTGGGTGTGGTGAAAGCTTCAGTGTGTAA